Proteins co-encoded in one Flavivirga eckloniae genomic window:
- the nrfA gene encoding ammonia-forming cytochrome c nitrite reductase: MKNKVLFIVTAVVVFLLGLLASSIVNRKNEAKYKYVPQVEISENEPRNEEWGKNYPAEYQSFLQTAETDFASQQGGSAMRDVLHEDSRLVVLWAGYGFAKDYNQGRGHQYAIEDLRNSLRTGGPKGKGDGPMPATCWTCKSPDVPRLMNENGIDEFYSGKWADKGAEVVNPIGCADCHDSKTMKLTISRPALVEAFEEMGKDINQATHQEMRSLVCAQCHVEYYFDKKLPGKEGIPYLKFPWKNGMSVEAMEKYYDDIGFKDWTHKLSRAPMLKAQHPGYETYLTGVHADRGVSCADCHMPYKSEGGQKFTDHHIQSPLNNVANACQVCHREDADKLKENVYERQRKAAENRLKLEDFIVKAHIEAKKAWDLGATEEQMKDILMDIRHAQWRWDYSAAAHGASFHSPVETARVMGSAFTVIQEGRLKLARLLSELGHNKPVEMPDISTKEKAQEYIGLDVEKMKADKEAFKQNLVPQWLEEAKTREAGYGAQKVSMNK; encoded by the coding sequence ATGAAAAACAAAGTATTATTTATCGTTACCGCAGTAGTCGTATTTCTACTAGGGTTGTTAGCATCTAGTATTGTTAACAGAAAAAACGAAGCCAAATACAAATACGTACCGCAAGTTGAAATTAGCGAAAACGAACCTAGAAACGAAGAGTGGGGTAAAAATTACCCAGCCGAATACCAATCGTTTTTGCAAACAGCAGAAACAGATTTCGCTTCGCAACAAGGAGGCTCTGCTATGAGAGATGTATTGCATGAAGATTCACGTTTAGTCGTACTTTGGGCTGGATATGGATTTGCAAAAGACTATAACCAGGGTAGAGGACACCAATATGCTATTGAGGATTTAAGAAATTCTTTAAGAACAGGAGGTCCTAAAGGAAAAGGAGATGGTCCTATGCCAGCTACTTGTTGGACTTGTAAAAGTCCGGATGTACCGCGTTTAATGAACGAAAATGGTATCGATGAATTTTACTCAGGAAAATGGGCCGATAAAGGAGCTGAGGTCGTTAACCCTATTGGTTGTGCCGATTGTCATGATTCTAAAACTATGAAGTTAACCATTTCTAGACCAGCGTTAGTAGAAGCGTTTGAAGAAATGGGTAAAGATATCAATCAGGCCACCCATCAGGAAATGCGTTCTTTGGTATGTGCACAATGTCATGTTGAGTACTATTTCGATAAGAAATTACCAGGAAAAGAAGGTATTCCTTATTTAAAATTCCCTTGGAAGAATGGTATGTCTGTTGAAGCCATGGAAAAATATTATGACGATATAGGGTTTAAAGATTGGACACACAAGTTAAGCCGTGCACCAATGCTTAAAGCGCAGCACCCAGGTTACGAGACTTATTTAACAGGTGTGCATGCCGATAGAGGAGTATCTTGTGCAGATTGCCATATGCCTTATAAGAGTGAGGGTGGACAAAAATTCACAGATCACCATATCCAATCACCTCTAAACAATGTGGCTAATGCATGTCAGGTTTGTCATAGAGAAGATGCAGATAAGTTAAAAGAAAACGTTTACGAGCGTCAGCGTAAAGCAGCAGAAAACAGATTAAAATTAGAAGATTTCATTGTTAAGGCTCATATAGAAGCTAAAAAAGCTTGGGACTTAGGAGCAACAGAAGAGCAAATGAAAGATATCTTAATGGATATTCGTCATGCGCAGTGGCGTTGGGATTATTCTGCGGCAGCACACGGAGCATCGTTCCACTCTCCAGTAGAAACAGCTCGAGTAATGGGTAGTGCATTTACGGTTATTCAAGAAGGACGTTTAAAACTTGCACGTTTATTATCTGAACTTGGACATAACAAACCAGTAGAGATGCCGGATATTTCAACTAAAGAAAAAGCTCAAGAATATATTGGTTTAGATGTTGAAAAAATGAAAGCAGATAAAGAAGCATTTAAACAAAACTTAGTACCACAATGGTTAGAAGAAGCGAAAACACGTGAAGCTGGCTATGGTGCTCAAAAAGTATCAATGA
- the nrfH gene encoding cytochrome c nitrite reductase small subunit yields MNLKKNILPDKKSRWRTVAVFLIAVITGLGFFMAKEAEVVSYMSDNPLACVNCHVMTPVYNSWMHSSHREWANCNDCHVPHNNVFNKYYFKAKDGLFHASVFTLRAEPEVMFMREESEEVVQNNCIRCHVQQVTQTKYDGWIDDHAKNRTERKCWSCHQEVPHGTVHGISTIRNNIAPIPTDTDETVIPDWLEKQIADK; encoded by the coding sequence GTGAACCTCAAAAAAAACATATTACCAGATAAAAAATCGCGATGGAGAACAGTTGCGGTTTTTTTAATAGCAGTAATTACCGGGTTAGGCTTTTTTATGGCAAAAGAAGCCGAGGTGGTTTCTTATATGTCAGACAATCCCCTAGCTTGTGTAAACTGCCATGTTATGACACCCGTTTATAATAGTTGGATGCACAGTTCGCATAGAGAATGGGCAAATTGTAACGATTGTCATGTACCACATAACAATGTATTTAACAAGTACTATTTTAAGGCAAAAGATGGTTTGTTTCATGCTTCCGTATTTACTTTAAGAGCAGAACCGGAAGTGATGTTTATGAGGGAGGAGTCTGAGGAAGTTGTGCAAAATAATTGTATTCGTTGCCATGTACAACAAGTAACACAAACAAAGTACGACGGTTGGATTGATGATCATGCAAAAAACAGGACAGAGAGAAAATGCTGGAGCTGTCATCAAGAAGTACCGCATGGTACAGTACACGGAATATCAACAATTAGAAATAATATAGCACCAATTCCAACAGACACAGACGAAACCGTTATACCAGATTGGTTAGAAAAACAAATAGCAGACAAATAA
- the dsrP gene encoding sulfate reduction electron transfer complex DsrMKJOP subunit DsrP translates to MKRLKVFGSLIKDSLDTITHGSKKYHLWMAFLTFVMLAGMYCYSIQLEHGLSVTGMTDRVSWGLYISNFTFLVGVAAAAVMLVMPTYVLKDIDFKQAVLIGEGLAVAALIMCLAFVIADMGGPSVLWHMIPGIGVFNFPNSMLTWDVLVLNGYLFLNITIPFYILFRHYQGKESKPNVYIPGAILSVFWAVAIHLVTAFLYQGLQARPFWNNALLGPRFLASAFAAGPALIILVLAIIRNFTEFKVKDKTIKKIAMVVTVAAQINLIMLISELFKEFYAPTHHSESAYYLFFGLDGKDALLPWIWTAIPLNVLATVLLTFHKLRNNFKVLFFCCFILFIAIWIEKGFGLIVPGFIPGPYGKIAEYTPTGIEIGVTLGIWALGAFVFTILAKTAIGIELGKLRYKK, encoded by the coding sequence ATGAAACGATTAAAAGTTTTTGGAAGTTTAATTAAAGACAGTTTAGATACTATTACACATGGTTCTAAAAAATACCATTTATGGATGGCATTTTTAACTTTTGTTATGTTGGCCGGAATGTATTGCTATTCCATTCAGTTAGAGCATGGACTTAGTGTTACCGGTATGACAGATCGAGTGAGTTGGGGATTGTACATTTCTAATTTCACTTTTTTAGTAGGTGTAGCCGCTGCAGCAGTAATGCTCGTCATGCCAACCTATGTTTTAAAAGATATAGACTTTAAACAAGCCGTGCTTATTGGCGAGGGATTAGCTGTAGCCGCACTTATTATGTGTTTGGCCTTTGTAATTGCAGATATGGGAGGACCTTCGGTATTATGGCATATGATTCCGGGTATTGGAGTCTTTAATTTTCCAAACTCTATGTTAACTTGGGATGTGTTGGTACTTAACGGCTATCTGTTTTTAAACATAACCATTCCGTTTTATATTTTATTCAGACATTATCAAGGTAAAGAATCAAAACCGAATGTTTATATCCCAGGAGCAATTTTATCTGTTTTTTGGGCTGTAGCTATTCACTTGGTAACTGCTTTCTTATATCAAGGGTTACAGGCGCGTCCGTTCTGGAATAATGCTTTGCTTGGACCTCGATTTTTAGCTTCGGCATTTGCAGCAGGTCCGGCACTAATTATACTGGTTTTAGCCATTATTAGAAACTTTACGGAATTTAAAGTTAAAGACAAGACCATCAAAAAGATAGCGATGGTAGTTACCGTAGCCGCTCAAATAAATTTAATTATGCTAATTTCAGAACTATTCAAAGAGTTTTATGCACCAACACATCATAGTGAAAGTGCCTACTATCTATTCTTTGGATTAGATGGTAAAGATGCATTACTACCATGGATCTGGACAGCCATTCCTTTAAATGTACTGGCAACCGTTTTGTTAACATTCCATAAACTTAGAAACAACTTTAAAGTATTATTTTTCTGCTGTTTTATATTATTTATTGCCATTTGGATCGAAAAAGGATTCGGACTTATTGTACCGGGCTTTATACCTGGGCCTTATGGGAAAATAGCAGAGTATACACCCACTGGTATTGAAATAGGGGTTACGTTAGGAATTTGGGCACTTGGAGCCTTTGTATTTACAATACTAGCTAAAACAGCTATAGGTATAGAATTAGGAAAATTGAGATATAAAAAATAA